One Punica granatum isolate Tunisia-2019 chromosome 3, ASM765513v2, whole genome shotgun sequence genomic window carries:
- the LOC116200534 gene encoding (-)-germacrene D synthase-like has protein sequence MAAQLPVSSALNSVHAGHAERRSANFLPSTWGDHFLNHASDQMTNQNHVEQQFEKLKVEVKRMLDVDSGLVEKLVLIDQIQRLGIAYLFEREIEEALGQIRRVYFECRAKDYGDHELYTTALLFRLLRQQGYRISCEVFDKFKDTSRGGFKESIVTDRRGLLCLYEASHLRVHGEDVLEEALAFTRTHLERFIEEYSDVDDARNRNESLLAAQVGHALRQCLRKGLTRLEARHYISVYEQEDSHIEVLLTLAKLDFNLLQKLHQKELNDILRWWKELDVGRKLPFVRDRAVECYFWILGVYFEPQYSRARDILTKVILLTSIMDDIYDAYGTPEELKLLTDSIERWDRGVIGQLPEYMQVFYNALLDVFDEIEEKLTDEEGKSYRLFYAKEAIKMQARAYFDESKWLNQPQIPTMEDYMSVALITSGYIMLTTISFLGMGDIATKRAFEWSLSNPNKFIRASTIIGRLTDDIVTHKFEQERGHVASAVECFMKQHCVTEKQAKEVLWKEVDDAWKDINEGCLHPHLVPEPLLTRVLNLSRAIDVVYKGNKDRYTHPDLELKQFVASLLVDPIPL, from the exons atggCTGCTCAGTTACCAGTCTCATCGGCTCTCAATTCGGTTCATGCCGGGCATGCTGAACGGCGATCTGCAAATTTTCTGCCAAGCACATGGGGTGATCATTTCCTCAATCATGCTTCCGACCAGATG ACGAACCAAAATCACGTAGAGCAACAATTTGAGAAATTGAAGGTGGAGGTGAAGAGAATGCTGGATGTGGACAGTGGCCTTGTAGAAAAGTTAGTTCTTATTGATCAGATTCAACGTTTAGGAATTGCTTATTTGTTCGAGAGGGAGATCGAAGAAGCCCTCGGACAGATTCGCAGAGTGTACTTCGAGTGTCGTGCGAAAGACTATGGTGATCATGAACTTTACACCACAGCTCTTTTATTCCGGTTGCTGCGACAACAAGGTTACAGAATTTCATGCG AGGTCTTCGACAAATTCAAGGACACGAGCAGAGGTGGTTTCAAGGAGTCCATCGTTACCGACAGGAGAGGACTACTGTGCCTGTACGAGGCAAGCCATCTCAGGGTCCACGGGGAGGATGTTCTCGAGGAAGCTCTCGCCTTCACCCGCACTCATCTTGAAAGATTCATCGAGGAATATAGCGATGTCGACGATGCTCGGAATAGGAATGAGTCTTTGTTAGCAGCTCAAGTGGGCCATGCCCTGAGGCAGTGTCTTCGGAAAGGGTTGACGAGGTTAGAGGCAAGACATTACATCTCAGTATACGAACAAGAAGACTCTCACATTGAAGTTCTATTGACTTTGGCTAAGTTGGACTTCAACTTGCTACAGAAACTACACCAGAAGGAACTCAACGACATCTTAAg GTGGTGGAAAGAGCTAGATGTTGGAAGAAAGTTGCCTTTTGTGAGAGACAGGGCCGTGGAGTGCTACTTTTGGATTCTAGGCGTATACTTCGAGCCACAATATTCGCGTGCTCGGGACATACTCACAAAGGTTATCTTATTGACTTCAATCATGGATGACATATACGATGCCTACGGTACACCCGAAGAGCTGAAGCTCTTGACTGATTCAATTGAAAG gtGGGACAGAGGGGTGATAGGTCAACTTCCTGAATACATGCAAGTTTTCTATAATGCATTGTTAGATGTCTTTGATGAAATTGAGGAAAAGTTGACCGATGAGGAAGGAAAATCTTATCGCCTCTTCTACGCTAAAGAAGCA ATAAAAATGCAAGCTAGGGCATACTTCGATGAGTCCAAATGGCTGAACCAGCCGCAGATCCCCACTATGGAAGACTACATGTCCGTGGCGTTGATAACATCAGGATATATCATGCTTACGACAATCTCCTTTCTTGGAATGGGAGACATTGCAACAAAACGCGCCTTTGAATGGTCACTCAGTAACCCTAATAAATTCATCAGGGCTTCGACGATCATCGGCCGCCTGACTGACGACATCGTCACTCACAAG TTTGAGCAAGAGCGAGGGCACGTAGCTTCTGCAGTGGAATGCTTCATGAAGCAACACTGCGTGACTGAAAAACAGGCAAAGGAAGTACTGTGGAAGGAGGTCGACGATGCCTGGAAGGACATCAATGAAGGGTGCCTTCATCCGCACCTAGTCCCGGAGCCCCTTCTCACTCGAGTCCTCAATCTCAGCCGAGCAATAGATGTGGTTTACAAAGGCAACAAAGATCGTTATACGCATCCTGATCTCGAGCTGAAACAGTTCGTGGCTTCACTCCTTGTCGATCCAATCCCATTATGA
- the LOC116200782 gene encoding cytochrome P450 71D9-like, giving the protein MELTPSSILLFTIVIVILHNLGVRIKKIRQGTKLNHSKPNLPPGPWKLPIIGSLHHMAGSLPHRALRDLAKKYGPLMHLQLGEVSTVVVSSPELAKEVLRTHDINFASRPEILAIKILFYNCTDIAFSPYGEYFTQLRKICMQELFSVKKVQTFQWLRKEESLRLMGWIASKAGSPINLTQQLSALTYSTISRAAFGKTCRAHERFLEVAREAIYLADGFKLADIFPSFTFLHSISGTTAKLEKMHRETDTILENIIAEHREAARNTNRISEASEDVIDVLLKFENRDDQGFCLSTSNIKAVIFDLFAGGGESAAATLDWTVAEMIKHPRILEKAQAEVRQVFDESQGEVREEGLEKLQYMKSVLKETLRLHTPAPLLLPRVAAERCEINGFDIPKKARVIVNAWAIGRDPAYWKEPETFNPDRFLGNPIEFLGNSFEYIPFGAGRRICPGMNFGLATLEYQLAMLLYHFDWKLPHGLKNEDVDMTELFGPAVKRKHDLYLIPTPYRPSQSNKHD; this is encoded by the exons ATGGAGCTCACTCCCTCCTCTATTCTCCTATTTACCATCGTCATCGTCATACTCCACAACCTTGGAGTCCGGATCAAGAAGATACGACAAGGAACCAAACTGAATCACTCAAAGCCGAACCTTCCTCCCGGACCATGGAAACTACCCATCATTGGGAGCTTGCACCATATGGCCGGTTCGCTGCCCCACCGTGCACTAAGAGATTTGGCCAAGAAGTATGGGCCGTTGATGCATCTTCAGCTTGGAGAAGTTTCCACTGTCGTAGTTTCTTCGCCCGAGCTTGCCAAAGAGGTGCTGAGAACACATGATATTAACTTTGCATCCAGGCCAGAGATTCTTGCCATAAAGATCCTGTTCTACAACTGCACGGACATTGCTTTCTCTCCGTACGGCGAGTATTTTACGCAACTCCGAAAGATTTGCATGCAGGAGCTATTCAGTGTAAAAAAGGTCCAAACTTTCCAGTGGCTAAGAAAAGAAGAATCATTGAGGCTCATGGGGTGGATTGCGTCAAAAGCGGGATCGCCAATCAATCTAACACAACAATTATCCGCACTGACTTATAGCACTATATCAAGGGCAGCTTTTGGTAAGACATGCAGAGCCCACGAGAGATTCTTGGAAGTGGCCCGGGAAGCTATTTATTTAGCAGATGGGTTTAAACTTGCCGATATTTTTCCTTCATTTACTTTCCTCCACTCCATTAGTGGAACGACAGCGAAACTCGAGAAGATGCATCGAGAAACTGACACTATACTGGAGAATATCATCGCTGAGCATCGAGAGGCCGCAAGAAATACAAACCGGATAAGTGAAGCAAGTGAGGATGTGATTGATGTTCTTCTGAAATTCGAGAATCGTGATGATCAAGGATTTTGCCTTAGCACGAGCAACATCAAAGCAGTGATCTTT GATCTTTTTGCTGGTGGCGGGGAATCGGCTGCAGCCACGCTGGATTGGACAGTGGCAGAGATGATAAAGCATCCGAGGATCCTGGAGAAGGCACAGGCTGAGGTGAGGCAGGTTTTCGATGAAAGTCAAGGGGAAGTCCGAGAAGAGGGTTTAGAAAAACTACAGTACATGAAGTCGGTCTTAAAAGAGACATTGAGGCTCCATACGCCCGCCCCCCTGCTGCTTCCAAGAGTGGCTGCAGAAAGATGCGAGATTAACGGGTTCGACATACCCAAGAAAGCTAGAGTAATTGTCAATGCTTGGGCCATAGGAAGAGATCCGGCGTATTGGAAGGAACCAGAAACATTCAACCCGGATAGATTCCTAGGCAATCCAATCGAATTCTTGGGTAACAGCTTTGAATACATCCCGTTCGGGGCTGGAAGGAGGATCTGCCCAGGCATGAATTTCGggcttgcaaccttggagtaTCAGCTTGCGATGCTTCTCTATCATTTTGACTGGAAACTCCCCCATGGATTGAAGAACGAAGATGTTGACATGACGGAGTTGTTTGGACCTGCGGTCAAGAGGAAGCATGATCTGTACCTAATCCCCACCCCTTACCGTCCTTCTCAGAGCAATAAGCATGATTGA